In Candidatus Delongbacteria bacterium, a single window of DNA contains:
- a CDS encoding aminoacetone oxidase family FAD-binding enzyme — protein MTESVDLIVAGAGAAGLMAAIQAARVQPQGRLLLLDGQARPGAKLLVSGGGRCNLTNRLVGGEDFQGEAPALRGAVLRALPVPATLDFFHSLGLVTVEESGGRIYPASQQARDVHRALWDEVRRLAIPCRLAFPVADVIRQADGFRLAGPAGCLHARRVVLALGGRSLPRSGSDGSGLELARGLGLRVNGPLVPGLAPLRLPEGHPLTQLAGISQPVELRWTGPAPNRCRGALLCTHFGVSGPAVLDASRQVLRALAEGREPRLRVDWLPEVPEETLRRRLSAPGGSPRLRARLQAELPGRLLDLQLERAGLGREQEVAQLPRERRERLLGLLKAEPLPVTGARSWHHAEVTAGGVSLTELDPGTLESRAVPGLHVCGELCDVDGRLGGFNFQWAWTSGWVAGQAAARLLDGRRPDAVH, from the coding sequence ATGACAGAGTCCGTCGACCTGATCGTGGCGGGCGCGGGGGCGGCGGGCCTGATGGCGGCCATCCAGGCGGCCCGGGTGCAGCCGCAGGGGCGCCTGCTGCTGCTGGACGGCCAAGCGCGTCCGGGGGCCAAACTGCTGGTCTCGGGCGGCGGACGCTGCAACCTGACGAACCGGCTGGTGGGCGGCGAGGATTTCCAAGGCGAGGCGCCAGCGCTGCGCGGCGCCGTGTTGCGCGCCCTACCCGTGCCGGCCACACTGGACTTCTTCCACAGTCTCGGGCTGGTCACGGTGGAGGAGTCGGGCGGACGGATCTATCCCGCCAGCCAGCAGGCGCGGGACGTGCATCGCGCGCTCTGGGACGAGGTGCGGCGGCTGGCCATCCCCTGTCGCCTGGCCTTTCCCGTTGCGGACGTGATACGCCAGGCCGACGGATTTCGGCTGGCGGGTCCGGCGGGCTGCCTTCACGCCCGGCGCGTGGTGCTGGCCTTGGGCGGGCGCAGCCTGCCGCGCTCGGGCAGCGATGGCTCGGGACTCGAGTTGGCCCGCGGCCTTGGATTGCGCGTGAACGGACCGCTGGTGCCCGGCCTGGCTCCGCTGCGCCTGCCGGAGGGCCATCCCTTGACGCAGCTGGCTGGAATCAGCCAGCCCGTGGAACTGCGCTGGACGGGTCCGGCGCCGAACCGCTGCCGCGGGGCCCTGCTCTGCACGCATTTCGGCGTGTCCGGTCCCGCCGTGCTGGATGCCTCGCGGCAGGTGCTGCGGGCGCTGGCGGAGGGCCGGGAGCCCCGCCTGCGCGTGGACTGGCTGCCGGAGGTGCCGGAGGAGACGCTGCGCCGGCGGTTGAGCGCGCCGGGCGGGTCGCCCCGGCTGCGCGCGCGCCTGCAGGCGGAGTTGCCCGGGCGGCTGCTGGATCTGCAACTGGAGCGGGCGGGCCTGGGGCGGGAGCAGGAGGTCGCCCAGTTGCCGCGGGAGCGGCGCGAGCGGCTGCTGGGCCTGCTCAAGGCCGAGCCCTTGCCCGTCACGGGGGCCCGCTCCTGGCACCACGCGGAAGTTACGGCAGGGGGCGTGTCCCTGACGGAACTGGATCCGGGCACCCTGGAGTCCCGGGCCGTCCCCGGACTGCACGTGTGCGGCGAGCTGTGCGACGTGGACGGCCGGCTGGGGGGCTTCAATTTCCAGTGGGCCTGGACCAGTGGCTGGGTGGCGGGCCAGGCGGCGGCCCGGCTGTTGGACGGGCGTCGGCCCGACGCCGTGCATTGA
- a CDS encoding class I adenylate-forming enzyme family protein produces MTADLQFLHQASSNSCLEDLRRVMADFPTRPALLHEELTQTYAELERAWEATRHWLESRGIPASCRVLLLSPNRPETIWLQLALLGNGALTALVDLKTNREALLLIAQEFQPSVVLCAPDMEERAGELLRELPPRTLLVTSAGLREAVAAAPEPARRPLSREGRVLYFRMDREDHWRGAVFGLGELSATCRQVRQLFSLHLGDAVLCQMSTAHYLALSSMILPALCSGGKLLLLDRGCGDDPLLDAIAAHEPRLMIHYRKTYWYLHRAALRRKEEGRPLGCLLHAVVNADSPQLPFRSSWEDLFQGHLLAGFATTFAGSFLSLNLPWLEDREGFVGKALPGVELRILDETGLERPTGRWGEVLFRSPGMAREFLGDERLNPELGEDGWLRSQQMAMQDTDGFLTLADEVFDVIWVYGFKVSPLEIEEPVRELPGVLDAAAVNAPRATHPDLIHLYVQVEEDAEGRPAWSEAALLARCGQLFPPYLQPAQVFVVDEIPHDDEEFKLRKELKYRTSTADLWRSS; encoded by the coding sequence ATGACAGCCGACCTGCAGTTCCTCCATCAAGCCTCCTCGAACTCCTGCCTGGAGGATTTGAGGCGGGTCATGGCCGATTTTCCCACTCGGCCCGCGCTGCTTCATGAGGAGCTGACCCAGACCTACGCCGAGCTGGAACGCGCCTGGGAGGCCACCCGGCACTGGCTGGAGAGCCGCGGGATTCCGGCCTCCTGCCGCGTCCTGCTGCTCTCTCCGAACCGGCCCGAGACCATCTGGCTCCAGCTGGCCCTGCTGGGCAACGGCGCCCTGACGGCGCTGGTGGACCTGAAAACCAATCGCGAAGCCCTGCTGCTCATCGCCCAGGAGTTCCAGCCCAGCGTCGTGCTCTGCGCGCCGGACATGGAGGAGCGCGCGGGCGAGCTGCTGCGCGAACTCCCGCCGCGCACCCTGCTGGTGACCAGCGCCGGACTGCGCGAGGCCGTGGCCGCGGCGCCGGAGCCCGCGCGCCGGCCCCTCTCCCGCGAGGGCCGTGTGCTCTACTTCCGGATGGACCGCGAGGACCACTGGCGCGGGGCCGTCTTCGGGCTGGGCGAGTTGAGCGCGACCTGCCGGCAGGTCCGCCAGCTCTTCTCCCTGCACCTGGGGGACGCCGTGCTCTGCCAGATGTCCACGGCCCACTACCTGGCGCTCAGTTCGATGATCCTGCCCGCCCTCTGTTCCGGCGGCAAACTGCTGCTGCTAGACCGGGGCTGCGGCGACGACCCGCTGCTCGACGCCATCGCCGCCCACGAGCCGCGGCTGATGATCCACTACCGCAAGACCTATTGGTACCTGCACCGCGCCGCCCTGCGCCGCAAGGAGGAGGGCCGCCCGCTGGGCTGCCTGCTGCACGCCGTGGTCAACGCGGATTCCCCCCAGTTGCCCTTCCGCTCCTCCTGGGAGGACCTGTTCCAGGGGCATCTGCTGGCGGGCTTCGCCACCACCTTCGCCGGCTCCTTCCTGTCGCTCAATCTGCCCTGGCTGGAGGATCGCGAGGGCTTTGTGGGCAAGGCCCTGCCCGGCGTGGAGCTGCGCATCCTGGACGAGACGGGCCTGGAGCGGCCCACCGGCCGCTGGGGCGAAGTGCTGTTCCGCAGCCCGGGCATGGCGCGCGAGTTCCTCGGGGACGAGCGCCTCAATCCCGAACTGGGCGAGGACGGCTGGCTGCGCTCCCAGCAGATGGCCATGCAGGACACGGACGGCTTTCTGACCCTGGCCGACGAGGTCTTCGACGTGATCTGGGTCTACGGCTTCAAGGTCAGCCCGCTGGAGATCGAAGAGCCCGTGCGCGAATTGCCGGGCGTGCTGGACGCCGCCGCGGTCAACGCGCCGCGCGCCACGCACCCCGACCTGATCCATCTCTACGTGCAGGTGGAGGAGGACGCGGAGGGCCGCCCCGCTTGGAGCGAGGCCGCGCTGCTGGCCCGCTGCGGCCAGCTCTTCCCGCCCTACCTGCAACCGGCCCAGGTCTTCGTGGTGGACGAGATTCCCCACGACGACGAGGAATTCAAGCTGCGCAAGGAACTGAAATACCGAACCTCAACTGCTGACCTGTGGAGGAGCTCTTGA
- a CDS encoding AEC family transporter, whose translation MLPWIPVFLFAGWAARQQPRVPAGLPGWLAAWALRVALPATVLKVLAGLPLAALWDPAVLLPWLLLPLILLLVRALGHSSGLSADHIKLLLLLIPLGNTSFLGLPLLKAVRGDSALHPALLYDQFGSFPQLLLLGTLLLEGGARSAGWRRAGLRLLAFPPLPALLLALSPWGPWVREQSLPLLQVLSWTLVPTVMISLGARLRIRLAPEDRPALWLGLTGKMLVLPALAVGLTLLLGWRGLHAETAVLEAAMPPMATAAAWAAERDLCPELAASLVSVGILAALLWIPLLSWALGWLP comes from the coding sequence ATGCTGCCCTGGATTCCTGTCTTCCTGTTCGCCGGCTGGGCGGCCCGGCAGCAACCCCGCGTGCCCGCCGGCCTGCCGGGGTGGCTGGCCGCCTGGGCCTTGCGCGTGGCCCTGCCCGCCACGGTGCTCAAGGTGTTGGCGGGTCTGCCACTGGCCGCGCTCTGGGATCCCGCCGTGCTGCTGCCCTGGCTGCTATTGCCCCTGATCCTTCTGCTGGTGCGCGCGCTGGGTCACAGCTCCGGACTTTCGGCCGACCACATCAAGCTGCTGCTGCTGTTGATTCCCCTGGGCAACACGTCCTTCCTGGGCCTGCCGCTGCTCAAGGCCGTGCGCGGCGACTCCGCCCTGCACCCGGCCCTGCTCTACGACCAGTTCGGCAGTTTCCCGCAACTCCTGTTGCTGGGCACGTTGCTGCTGGAGGGCGGCGCCCGTTCCGCCGGCTGGCGCCGGGCCGGCCTGCGGCTGCTGGCCTTCCCCCCCCTGCCCGCGCTGCTGCTGGCGCTCAGTCCCTGGGGTCCCTGGGTGCGCGAACAGAGCCTGCCGCTGCTGCAGGTCCTGTCTTGGACGCTGGTGCCCACGGTGATGATCTCGCTGGGCGCGCGGCTGCGCATCCGCCTGGCTCCGGAAGATCGGCCCGCCCTCTGGCTGGGACTGACTGGCAAGATGCTGGTCCTGCCCGCCCTGGCCGTGGGCCTGACCCTGCTGCTGGGCTGGCGCGGCCTGCACGCAGAGACCGCCGTGCTGGAGGCGGCCATGCCGCCCATGGCCACGGCCGCCGCCTGGGCCGCCGAGCGCGACCTCTGCCCCGAACTGGCAGCCAGCCTGGTGAGCGTGGGCATCCTTGCGGCCCTGCTCTGGATTCCCCTGCTCTCCTGGGCGTTGGGGTGGCTGCCATGA
- a CDS encoding AAA family ATPase, producing the protein MSSEPGHPELSSFLARGDLPFCGRAALLSRLSRCWSATVHEAESGCVLLEGVEGQGKTRLLQEFARLAGRQDARILQVGWRGLPVPELDQLAQALEAQLPAPLPEWPALSVEQRLTRLLRAGGRQPLLLLLDDCEALPFAVGLGLIQLLRAPGMPPFLALLAGRPPLLLLRSSLESLLLCSLELEGLLEEDLRDLWQRLFAQDTSPAVCQVLVETSGGSPLALRHLLRSCLEAGWISGGGRGQLRLIPAELREQATLLLDAFHQGRLAVLQPAERRQLRRLGALGPVFSREAARRLLDDAADPLLDRLEGCGLAGPPLHPPRRVAGPATREALVEIWDHGLRIWLAGRPEPLPEATLDLLAGALPLYSLAPLLALEELVAGVPGVPWLERVLALAEQLVLAQQRSPDPSVGDRLSRAALAVLERRPDWRQLSSLRLAAGRLLVARLFLLKGQAGESVFLEQVGRLLELTEPCAEPALAELRLQTLIHLNRHHLRRGDPAVLDTRAAIEALLEPHPALRGHRAFRVFLGDLGLMAWGRGQHGTAGWVEQQVERLLAEDPDEESRNLLQQRVGVTLLAHFETSGQADRRLELARSLAAVVPASDAVFPAVRLHLLLQTGQLGEFLELWDAARQIWLQRGLQRNLQVAEAWHQAVLALCGEEPERLLPQQDPDPLRSAQETLRELPLLEVALLLGHTDWVGRRLGPLTITREAERAARRLQFLWARQAGGRQPGARRLRALPETDSEDPPRLVALFQCLANLDEGRLETGREQARALLAQPPARLDHLLILQTLLAVAGRTPALHEAARQALESALEWCVERQLGLVVRPWSRQFAGLLPAPRRRSWLRRAEQARVWSPPDQGAAETDRQRTWLQLIGGTRLRLAGEERERRIQGARMRTLLALLVADQLLQLPLPREEFRALAAGADHEASAAQVRNILAIGVHRLRRLLGPDAILGGADRPRLNPAQVQSDVQEVAGQLESAAQALHASRPQAAAQGVTEALIRLRRGLPFQDLFQPLFDSLRDDLETRARGVGLETIRALQAGGAVREARSLLEQLFFWHPDDEEVAGRLAEAYEAEGRQAEARVALTRHRQALADGPR; encoded by the coding sequence ATGTCCAGCGAACCCGGTCATCCCGAGCTGTCCAGCTTCCTCGCCCGCGGCGATCTGCCGTTCTGCGGACGCGCCGCCCTGCTGTCCCGCCTGTCCCGCTGCTGGTCCGCCACCGTGCACGAGGCGGAGTCCGGCTGCGTCCTGCTGGAAGGCGTGGAGGGTCAGGGCAAGACGCGCCTCCTGCAGGAGTTCGCCCGGCTCGCCGGCCGCCAGGACGCGCGGATCCTCCAGGTCGGCTGGCGCGGACTGCCGGTCCCGGAGCTGGACCAGCTGGCCCAGGCGCTGGAGGCCCAACTCCCCGCACCCTTGCCCGAATGGCCCGCGCTCTCCGTAGAACAACGCTTGACCCGCCTGTTGCGGGCCGGCGGCCGCCAGCCCCTGCTCTTGCTCCTCGACGACTGCGAGGCCCTGCCTTTCGCCGTCGGACTGGGGTTGATCCAGTTGCTGCGCGCCCCGGGCATGCCGCCCTTCCTGGCCCTGCTGGCCGGCCGTCCGCCCCTGCTCCTCTTGCGTTCCAGCCTGGAGTCCCTGCTGCTCTGCAGCCTGGAGCTGGAGGGTCTGCTCGAGGAGGACCTGCGCGATCTCTGGCAGCGACTCTTCGCCCAGGACACCAGCCCGGCGGTCTGCCAGGTCCTGGTGGAGACCAGCGGCGGCTCGCCCCTGGCCCTGCGCCACCTCCTGCGCTCCTGTCTGGAGGCCGGCTGGATTTCCGGCGGCGGCCGCGGACAACTCCGCCTGATCCCGGCGGAGCTCCGCGAGCAGGCCACCCTGCTGCTCGACGCCTTCCACCAGGGCCGGCTAGCGGTGCTGCAACCCGCCGAGCGCCGGCAGCTGCGCCGGCTGGGCGCGCTGGGGCCGGTCTTCTCCCGCGAGGCCGCGCGCCGGCTGCTGGACGACGCCGCCGACCCGCTGCTGGACCGGCTGGAGGGCTGCGGCCTGGCCGGCCCGCCGCTGCATCCGCCGCGGCGTGTGGCGGGTCCAGCCACCCGCGAAGCCCTGGTGGAGATCTGGGACCACGGTCTGCGGATCTGGCTGGCCGGCCGGCCGGAACCGCTGCCGGAAGCGACCCTGGACCTGCTCGCCGGCGCCCTGCCCCTCTATTCCCTGGCGCCCCTGCTGGCGCTTGAAGAGCTGGTGGCAGGCGTGCCTGGCGTTCCCTGGCTGGAGCGCGTGCTGGCGCTCGCGGAGCAGCTGGTGCTGGCCCAGCAGCGCAGCCCGGATCCCTCCGTCGGCGACCGGCTGAGCCGGGCCGCGCTGGCCGTCCTGGAGCGGCGGCCCGACTGGCGCCAGCTGTCGAGTCTGCGGCTGGCGGCCGGCCGCCTGCTGGTGGCTCGCCTGTTCCTGCTCAAGGGCCAGGCCGGCGAGAGCGTGTTCCTGGAACAAGTGGGCCGGCTGCTGGAGCTGACGGAACCCTGCGCGGAGCCGGCCCTGGCCGAGCTGCGCCTGCAGACGCTGATCCACCTCAACCGGCATCACCTGCGCCGGGGCGACCCGGCCGTGCTGGACACGCGGGCCGCCATCGAGGCCCTGCTGGAGCCGCATCCCGCCCTGCGCGGGCACCGGGCCTTCCGCGTCTTCCTGGGCGACCTGGGGCTGATGGCCTGGGGCCGCGGTCAGCACGGCACGGCCGGCTGGGTCGAACAGCAGGTGGAGCGCCTGCTGGCGGAGGATCCGGACGAGGAATCCCGCAATCTTCTCCAGCAGCGGGTGGGCGTCACCCTGCTGGCCCATTTCGAGACCTCCGGGCAGGCCGACCGGCGGCTGGAGCTGGCCCGGAGCCTGGCGGCCGTGGTGCCCGCCAGCGACGCCGTGTTCCCCGCCGTGCGCCTGCACCTGCTGCTGCAGACGGGCCAGCTGGGTGAGTTCCTCGAACTGTGGGACGCGGCGCGCCAGATCTGGCTGCAGCGTGGCCTGCAACGCAACCTCCAGGTGGCGGAGGCCTGGCACCAGGCCGTCCTGGCGCTCTGCGGCGAAGAGCCTGAGCGCCTGCTGCCGCAACAGGACCCGGATCCACTGCGTTCCGCCCAGGAAACCCTGCGGGAATTGCCGCTGCTGGAGGTCGCGCTGCTGCTGGGTCACACCGATTGGGTGGGCCGCCGGCTGGGCCCGCTGACCATCACGCGGGAGGCGGAGCGAGCCGCCCGGCGCCTGCAGTTCCTCTGGGCGCGCCAAGCCGGCGGCCGCCAACCCGGCGCCCGGCGCCTGCGCGCGCTGCCCGAGACCGACAGCGAGGATCCGCCCCGGTTGGTGGCCCTGTTCCAGTGCCTGGCGAACCTGGACGAGGGCCGGCTCGAGACGGGCCGCGAGCAGGCCCGCGCGCTGCTGGCCCAGCCGCCCGCCCGCCTGGATCACCTGCTGATCCTGCAGACCTTGTTGGCTGTGGCGGGCCGCACCCCGGCCTTGCACGAGGCTGCCCGGCAGGCGCTGGAAAGCGCCCTCGAGTGGTGCGTGGAGCGCCAGTTGGGGCTGGTGGTGCGACCGTGGAGCCGCCAGTTCGCCGGCCTCCTGCCCGCCCCGCGCCGGCGGAGTTGGCTCCGGCGCGCCGAACAGGCTCGGGTCTGGAGTCCGCCGGACCAGGGCGCCGCGGAGACCGACCGCCAGCGGACTTGGCTCCAGTTGATCGGCGGAACGCGCCTGCGCCTGGCCGGGGAGGAACGCGAGCGGCGCATCCAGGGAGCTCGCATGCGCACGCTGCTGGCCCTGCTGGTGGCCGATCAGCTGCTCCAACTGCCTCTGCCCCGGGAGGAGTTCCGGGCCCTGGCCGCCGGCGCCGACCACGAAGCCTCCGCGGCCCAGGTGCGGAACATCCTGGCCATCGGCGTGCATCGCCTGCGGCGCCTGCTGGGGCCCGACGCCATTCTGGGCGGCGCCGACCGGCCGCGCCTCAATCCGGCCCAGGTCCAGAGCGACGTGCAGGAAGTGGCGGGTCAACTGGAGAGCGCGGCCCAGGCCCTGCACGCGAGCCGCCCCCAGGCAGCCGCACAGGGGGTGACGGAGGCCCTGATCCGGCTGCGGCGCGGCCTGCCCTTCCAGGACCTGTTCCAGCCCCTGTTCGATTCGCTGCGGGATGATCTGGAAACCCGGGCTCGCGGCGTGGGGCTGGAGACGATCCGCGCGCTGCAGGCCGGCGGCGCGGTCCGCGAGGCCCGCAGCCTGCTGGAACAGCTCTTCTTCTGGCACCCTGACGACGAGGAGGTGGCCGGACGTCTGGCGGAAGCCTACGAGGCGGAGGGTCGCCAGGCCGAGGCGCGCGTGGCCCTGACCCGGCACCGGCAGGCGCTGGCCGACGGCCCGCGCTGA